From a single Miscanthus floridulus cultivar M001 chromosome 8, ASM1932011v1, whole genome shotgun sequence genomic region:
- the LOC136471153 gene encoding uncharacterized protein isoform X1: MSPAARRLLLAGAARRRRFSTDSAASDPSRPSQQLPKGKRWDAVVIGGGHNGLVAAAYLARAGRSVAVLERRGILGGAAVSESDLVPGFRFSRCSYLLSLLRPAILRDLELERHGLKLLPRSPSSFTPCLDGRYLLLGPDAELNFSEISKFSRKDAEAYPRAYPVQRAPALCGVWERVSVASLTLACAMRGDRDSNPGPSGHRRYEEKLEQFCKLMDFVIDSAPPELRQEVHFSMVDRMKHRVEKSAFWGHLFRHVMQQGQANMVEFLDLLLSPASKILNTWFESEILKATLATDAVIGAMAGVHTPGSGYVLLHHVMGETGGQRGVWAYVEGGMGSVSSAISKAALEAGVQIVTNAEVSQVMVNKTSGMVKGVALADGTVVHSPVVLSNATPYKTFVDLVPSSVLPEDFLCAIKAADYSSATTKINVAVDRLPQFQCCKDSNPEGGPEHMGTIHIGSESMEEIDLAYREAAGGVSSKRPVIEMTIPSVLDKTISPPGQHVINLFVQYTPYKLSEGSWQDSNVRKAFAERCFSLIDEYAPGFSSSVVGYDMLTPPDLEREFGLTGGNIFHGAMGLDSLFLMRPAKGWSDYRTPVKGLYLCGSGAHPGGGVMGAPGRNAASIVLEDLMKAK; encoded by the exons ATGTCACCGGCGGCGAGGCGCCTCCTGCTCGCCGGAGCCGCTCGTCGCCGCCGCTTCTCCACGGACTCCGCGGCGTCGGACCCGTCCCGGCCGTCGCAGCAGCTGCCCAAGGGCAAGCGGTGGGACGCGGTGGTGATCGGCGGCGGCCACAACGGCCTCGTCGCGGCCGCCTACCTCGCCCGCGCGGGCCGCTCCGTCGCCGTGCTTGAGCGCCGGGGCATCCTGGGCGGCGCGGCGGTCTCGGAGTCGGACCTTGTCCCCGGATTCCGCTTCTCCCGCTGCAGCTacctcctcagcctcctccgccccgCCATCCTCCG CGACCTGGAGCTGGAGAGGCACGGGCTGAAACTGCTGCCGCGGAGCCCTTCGTCGTTCACGCCATGCCTTGACGGCAGATACCTGCTTCTTGGTCCGGATGCAGAGCTAAACTTCTCAGAGATCAGCAAGTTCTCTAGGAAGGATGCAGAGGCATACCCAAG ggcgtacccagtgcagagagctcccgctctgtgcggggtctgggaaagggtgtcagtggcaagccttaccctcgcctgtgcaatgcgaggagaccgcgactcgaacccgggaccttccggtcacaggcg ATACGAGGAGAAGCTGGAGCAGTTCTGCAAGCTCATGGACTTTGTCATAGACTCGGCTCCACCCGAGCTGAGGCAGGAGGTCCACTTCTCAATGGTTGACAGGATGAAGCATAGGGTCGAGAAGTCAGCGTTCTGGGGCCACCTTTTTCGGCATGTGATGCAGCAGGGGCAGGCGAACATGGT GGAATTCTTAGACCTCCTCCTTTCTCCGGCATCGAAAATCTTGAACACCTGGTTTGAG AGCGAGATTTTGAAGGCGACTCTTGCAACTGACGCCGTGATAGGAGCTATG GCTGGTGTTCACACTCCAGGTTCTGGATATGTTCTCCTACACCATGTCATGGGGGAGACTGGTGGTCAACGTGGTGTTTGGGC GTATGTCGAAGGTGGTATGGGTTCAGTGTCATCGGCTATAAGCAAAGCAGCTCTTGAAGCAGGAGTGCAGATTGTAACAAATGCCGAG GTTTCCCAAGTAATGGTTAACAAAACTAGTGGAATGGTAAAAGGG GTAGCTTTGGCTGATGGAACAGTGGTGCACTCGCCAGTTGTTCTCTCAAATGCCACTCCATACAAAACATTTGTG GATCTAGTACCTTCTAGTGTTCTTCCGGAGGACTTCCTCTGTGCAATTAAGGCAGCAGATTACAGCTCT GCAACAACAAAGATTAATGTGGCTGTCGACAGGCTGCCACAGTTCCAGTGTTGCAAAGACAGCAACCCTGAAGGTGGTCCAGAGCACATGGGCACCATACACATTGGGTCCGAAAG CATGGAGGAAATTGACCTTGCATATAGGGAAGCAGCAGGCGGAGTCTCATCCAAAAGACCTGTTATAGAAATGACAATTCCTTCTGTCTTGGATAAGACCATCTCTCCACCAG GTCAGCATGTTATTAATCTTTTTGTTCAGTACACACCCTACAAACTTTCAGAAGGCAGTTGGCAGGATTCTAATGTCAGA AAAGCCTTTGCTGAGCGATGCTTTTCTTTAATTGATGAATATGCACCGGGCTTTAGCTCATCGGTGGTAGGCTATGATATGCTGACTCCACCTGATCTTGAAAGAGAGTTTGGTCTAACAG GGGGAAACATTTTCCACGGTGCAATGGGCTTAGATTCTCTTTTCCTCATGAGGCCTGCCAAGGGATG GTCAGATTACAGAACTCCTGTGAAGGGGCTGTACCTCTGCGGGAGCGGCGCACACCCAGGTGGTGGGGTGATGGGTGCGCCAGGACGCAACGCCGCCTCCATTGTTTTGGAGGACCTGATGAAGGCAAAATAG
- the LOC136471153 gene encoding uncharacterized protein isoform X2 — translation MSPAARRLLLAGAARRRRFSTDSAASDPSRPSQQLPKGKRWDAVVIGGGHNGLVAAAYLARAGRSVAVLERRGILGGAAVSESDLVPGFRFSRCSYLLSLLRPAILRDLELERHGLKLLPRSPSSFTPCLDGRYLLLGPDAELNFSEISKFSRKDAEAYPRYEEKLEQFCKLMDFVIDSAPPELRQEVHFSMVDRMKHRVEKSAFWGHLFRHVMQQGQANMVEFLDLLLSPASKILNTWFESEILKATLATDAVIGAMAGVHTPGSGYVLLHHVMGETGGQRGVWAYVEGGMGSVSSAISKAALEAGVQIVTNAEVSQVMVNKTSGMVKGVALADGTVVHSPVVLSNATPYKTFVDLVPSSVLPEDFLCAIKAADYSSATTKINVAVDRLPQFQCCKDSNPEGGPEHMGTIHIGSESMEEIDLAYREAAGGVSSKRPVIEMTIPSVLDKTISPPGQHVINLFVQYTPYKLSEGSWQDSNVRKAFAERCFSLIDEYAPGFSSSVVGYDMLTPPDLEREFGLTGGNIFHGAMGLDSLFLMRPAKGWSDYRTPVKGLYLCGSGAHPGGGVMGAPGRNAASIVLEDLMKAK, via the exons ATGTCACCGGCGGCGAGGCGCCTCCTGCTCGCCGGAGCCGCTCGTCGCCGCCGCTTCTCCACGGACTCCGCGGCGTCGGACCCGTCCCGGCCGTCGCAGCAGCTGCCCAAGGGCAAGCGGTGGGACGCGGTGGTGATCGGCGGCGGCCACAACGGCCTCGTCGCGGCCGCCTACCTCGCCCGCGCGGGCCGCTCCGTCGCCGTGCTTGAGCGCCGGGGCATCCTGGGCGGCGCGGCGGTCTCGGAGTCGGACCTTGTCCCCGGATTCCGCTTCTCCCGCTGCAGCTacctcctcagcctcctccgccccgCCATCCTCCG CGACCTGGAGCTGGAGAGGCACGGGCTGAAACTGCTGCCGCGGAGCCCTTCGTCGTTCACGCCATGCCTTGACGGCAGATACCTGCTTCTTGGTCCGGATGCAGAGCTAAACTTCTCAGAGATCAGCAAGTTCTCTAGGAAGGATGCAGAGGCATACCCAAG ATACGAGGAGAAGCTGGAGCAGTTCTGCAAGCTCATGGACTTTGTCATAGACTCGGCTCCACCCGAGCTGAGGCAGGAGGTCCACTTCTCAATGGTTGACAGGATGAAGCATAGGGTCGAGAAGTCAGCGTTCTGGGGCCACCTTTTTCGGCATGTGATGCAGCAGGGGCAGGCGAACATGGT GGAATTCTTAGACCTCCTCCTTTCTCCGGCATCGAAAATCTTGAACACCTGGTTTGAG AGCGAGATTTTGAAGGCGACTCTTGCAACTGACGCCGTGATAGGAGCTATG GCTGGTGTTCACACTCCAGGTTCTGGATATGTTCTCCTACACCATGTCATGGGGGAGACTGGTGGTCAACGTGGTGTTTGGGC GTATGTCGAAGGTGGTATGGGTTCAGTGTCATCGGCTATAAGCAAAGCAGCTCTTGAAGCAGGAGTGCAGATTGTAACAAATGCCGAG GTTTCCCAAGTAATGGTTAACAAAACTAGTGGAATGGTAAAAGGG GTAGCTTTGGCTGATGGAACAGTGGTGCACTCGCCAGTTGTTCTCTCAAATGCCACTCCATACAAAACATTTGTG GATCTAGTACCTTCTAGTGTTCTTCCGGAGGACTTCCTCTGTGCAATTAAGGCAGCAGATTACAGCTCT GCAACAACAAAGATTAATGTGGCTGTCGACAGGCTGCCACAGTTCCAGTGTTGCAAAGACAGCAACCCTGAAGGTGGTCCAGAGCACATGGGCACCATACACATTGGGTCCGAAAG CATGGAGGAAATTGACCTTGCATATAGGGAAGCAGCAGGCGGAGTCTCATCCAAAAGACCTGTTATAGAAATGACAATTCCTTCTGTCTTGGATAAGACCATCTCTCCACCAG GTCAGCATGTTATTAATCTTTTTGTTCAGTACACACCCTACAAACTTTCAGAAGGCAGTTGGCAGGATTCTAATGTCAGA AAAGCCTTTGCTGAGCGATGCTTTTCTTTAATTGATGAATATGCACCGGGCTTTAGCTCATCGGTGGTAGGCTATGATATGCTGACTCCACCTGATCTTGAAAGAGAGTTTGGTCTAACAG GGGGAAACATTTTCCACGGTGCAATGGGCTTAGATTCTCTTTTCCTCATGAGGCCTGCCAAGGGATG GTCAGATTACAGAACTCCTGTGAAGGGGCTGTACCTCTGCGGGAGCGGCGCACACCCAGGTGGTGGGGTGATGGGTGCGCCAGGACGCAACGCCGCCTCCATTGTTTTGGAGGACCTGATGAAGGCAAAATAG